From the Eleutherodactylus coqui strain aEleCoq1 chromosome 7, aEleCoq1.hap1, whole genome shotgun sequence genome, one window contains:
- the LOC136572406 gene encoding uncharacterized protein, with the protein MASRYSCLGSPKKWTLGREGHLQNHIIIFGILGVMCSVFAVGDAWTPGIRVNDTGRNDYSWGWRNSTRTRKQDNFTCEANQKCYIVNITFDGTIWSGNPLSHISSTYHPSYALHKATGQINITSLVKVSCCQRPKELPYLNYSLVIQYVQNCTNTGVQFSFPLNETEVITCGNATEIENRAMWGQFLVFVNINASKIDPGHIKRVPSTCRLVGRDAQKTVIQASVQFLPSRTCPTKRSRRAWYDTLLGGYGALSGTINGFDIETLANRMHNAGSGIKDVLTLQANWMPTIWQPFSMQTDVDTIMLDLQDASNRFSYEINSNISNYVNWSICTLQTIYQQQQKNTLQTMLMTGNEQVWRTVFNQTITETDWIQLEAQKMVCNDILCKGTIFIYNVTKKNVMCKFVVLPLLIGVPEDMHFWVPRFNGIYIDDQNRTHDLSLCDDTLEGTICKVQSAVYEPCLLQNTINVCEWTVLPLTFKMMVEIAPQEVCLASNHPVVPGMVVPFSGCLRNVSALVWENETFVLLPEQDKTVAVNWQPLPLNVSNWDLNLTKFKKLLEDTEEVQQHIKLLNRSLATHIVSTTVIAGKIVKMGSAIADATSHHWYDIFMGYSSSAQTTLNWLIHPVLVLAIVVILLSLWNCFMAYKVFCRKPKVLMVSYGK; encoded by the coding sequence atcatttttggaatccttggcgtcatgtgttcggtgtttgcagtaggtgatgcgtggacgccagggatccgcgtcaatgacaccggaaggaatgactattcgtggggctggaggaattcaacccgaaccaggaagcaagacaacttcacttgtgaagccaaccagaaatgttatatcgtgaatattacctttgatgggactatctggagtggaaatccattatcgcatataagttcgacttaccatccttcatatgcactgcataaggcaacgggacaaataaacattacgtcacttgtgaaagtgtcctgctgtcagagaccaaaagagttgccatatctcaattactccctggtgatacaatatgttcagaattgtacaaatacgggagtgcagttttcatttcccttaaatgagacagaagtaattacatgtgggaatgcaacggagatcgagaatcgggccatgtggggccagttcctggtattcgtgaacattaatgcttctaaaatagatcctggacatataaaaagggttccatccacctgtcgcctggtgggacgagatgctcaaaagactgttatacaagcctccgtgcagtttctaccctcaaggacttgtcctaccaagcgttcccgtcgagcttggtatgataccttactcggaggctacggagcgctttctgggactattaatggttttgatatagagactttagctaatcgaatgcataacgcgggaagtggtattaaagatgtgctcacattgcaggctaactggatgcccactatatggcagccctttagtatgcaaacggatgtggacacaataatgcttgatttgcaagatgcatctaataggttttcatatgaaataaattctaacatatctaattatgttaattggtcaatatgtaccttgcagaccatttatcagcaacaacaaaagaacacacttcaaactatgctcatgactggcaatgagcaggtgtggaggaccgtgttcaatcagactataactgagactgattggatacagttggaggcgcagaaaatggtttgcaatgatatattatgtaaagggaccatattcatatacaatgttactaaaaagaatgtgatgtgtaagtttgtagttctccccttacttataggtgttccagaagatatgcatttctgggtacctagatttaacgggatttacattgatgaccaaaatagaactcatgatttatcattgtgtgatgatacattagaagggaccatatgcaaggtccaatcggctgtttatgaaccatgcttattacaaaatacgatcaatgtatgtgaatggactgtgctgccactcacttttaagatgatggttgaaatagccccacaggaggtatgtttggcaagtaatcatcctgttgtacctgggatggttgtcccattttcaggatgcttgcgaaacgtatctgcacttgtttgggaaaatgagacctttgtgttattacctgaacaagacaagacagtggctgtcaattggcaaccactgcctttaaatgtgtcaaattgggatctaaatttgaccaaattcaaaaagttgttagaagacacagaagaagtacaacaacatattaaattgcttaatagatctttggcaacgcatattgtaagtactactgtaatagctggcaaaattgtaaagatgggatcggctattgctgatgccacgtcacaccattggtatgacatctttatgggttattcatcatctgcacaaaccactcttaattggctaatacatcctgttttggtattggccatagttgtaatacttttatcgctatggaattgtttcatggcatataaggtattctgtagaaaaccaaaagttttaatggtatcatacggcaaatag